The following nucleotide sequence is from Trifolium pratense cultivar HEN17-A07 linkage group LG2, ARS_RC_1.1, whole genome shotgun sequence.
TGCTCGCTTCTTCTCGCTTAGCGAGAGCTCTCGCTACCAGTCGCTTTGGAACCCAaaaattttctgttttgtctCACTTTCTCTCGCGGTTGGTCGCTTAGCGAGCGcctaaaattctaaaatatctTTCCTTTGCTCAGAATTCTTCTTTTGATATGCAAACCTGCAAAAATGGTTGGGATTAtgtataatagacaaaaattgatcattttactaataaacaattaTTTACATCATAGTGGAGAATTTGATATGAATTACTTgcaaaataagttaataaatgccttgatttaatttgtacttttactattttttggcATTTATCATTGTCCCACAAATGTGCCAACTTTCCGTGCCATATGTCCCAAAAAAAACcgcttcaatttttttttttttttaaaagttaacaACCATTTTTAACGTTAGAAACTATTTTATGTTTTTGCTTTAGTAAAAGGATTAGTTTAACACCTAGTTGCAGAGCCAGGAACCAAAATCGTTGTTTCTCCATAATTATCCTATTGATAAATACTTACTTGGGCACAAATAAAAAGTATTTAGGCATACACtcatcaataaataaaaaaataaatacaaattaaatataaaagaattaaatgatgtgactaatttattttttttgtcaagtaatttagtggttagaaatttcaccctttaagtaaataagtgaagtgtcctgGATTCGAACCTCCGACCCTTGAATATAATATACAATGTCCCTTACCAACCGAATTAAGCTCACATGAACCGTGactaatatatttatcttttactAATTATATTTATGATATACGTgtgttcaaatatttttatttgtagtTGTGCTCATATGAATGTTACTCTTATCATATTACTATTTACTATCTTGTCATATCGAAATTCactactttattttatcttcgGCACCAAATGGACTCGCATAAAATATCTTGATTATAACAGTTTGGATAATCTGAGTATTTGGCATGGTGTCGATTGACAAGGGATCGAGCATGATATGTTAATTAATATAGGTAAATAATGTTTGACCATGCTCCATAGATTTAAACTATATAAAAGGTAATTGGTGATATATATACAGATtggatattatatttattttgggatGACTCATTGGATTTACCGGAATAAATTTCTTTTAGGAAAGAAATAGCCCAAAACGTGGTTTCTCATATCATCCACATCCACTATTTAGAAATTACATTTTTACGttaattcttatatataggttgatttttaatataaaaaaaatatttgaaagaatttgaattttttatttttttggtagaaaataatttaaattttaaagttcTTTTACTTatagttgtttttataaaaaccaattttccgataacataaaagaaaatgagagaaaataatataatgttCGCGAATTTCTAAGAGAAGGGTTACATCAAATATAATGTTCGCAAATTTGTTACTCCctcaattcatttttaattatcaattttgaagagaagaaaaaatgtTATTATTTGTCAATAATactcttaattattattatagagtgtaaaatatgaaataagtgtttatttaagattttttctgagtttagtaaataaattatgagtttggtaaaaaaaaaaaaagaaattttctgAGTCAAAACAATagaatattttattgaataaaaaataattttttctctttatgCTTTTTTCTATTTGAattcattattttcttttttttttccacgtttataaaaaagtttacgaaatcttccatatcaataaatatattatcatTCATTCTTATCATTTAATACGTGGTTGAGATTTAAGAATAAATTAAGTAAGTTTTTCCTTACCATCTATGAAAATTTctataagttaaaaaaatatataataataatataaaataaacaaaaagtacAATGGTGAAATTTCGGATATTATTTCCTTTTCAGCTTCAAAACGgctaattattcttttttttcaaattcatattGTCAAAAAGCTggtttttttcctttcatttttatgaatttgtcaaaatgtaaaaaaagaaaaaataaaaaagggaaaaaaataatagaaaaaaaataaaatcttatattaaatatttatgatTCTTGaccaaataaaaacaatattggACCAAGAAGAATCACGAAAGAAATATCTTTCCTATAttcacaagaaaaaaaaaaaactattttcttaGATAGAAGTTATGGACTAGGTTCATTTGATTAATATGagacaattaaaattaaaatatgatattatgaaatatatataaaaaatgacattatGATTAATCACAAGTTTGGtctacatattttttttttggactaattGCTTACATATTTTTAACTACTAACAAAttggtcctttattttaaaGTCACAAAATTTTGGcccattttttagattcatgaaCTTAAAAATGATGATATGATATGTTTTAATAAACGTGATATATGTGCTTTTGATATAAAATATTCGATGTAGATTAATGACTTAAATGTcattatttaaattacaaaattaattgaataattttataaattaaaatttatttttttagatgatTTTTACCATTTCATATAGATGTTGATTATTCAATATCATTATATCATATCTAAACATAACATATGCTCATTTTAAATCCAAGGATATGAATAAAAGACTACaacaaaatgattttaaaatggATGAACCAATTCTCTTCTCGTATAAAAATAGtgaattaaaattgtaattatatctaaaaattcaaatatattaatttgtaACTTCAACGATGTCCAAAATACGTAAATGTTTGATTACAACTACAAAATGAAATCCGatttcaaaaatagaaaaacaaaaatattaatctaGGCTAAAAATTCATATACATTGTTTTGAGACGATAAACGATGTCCAAAATACGAAATGCGTAATTACAACTATAATAACatgaaactattttattttttttgaatcaacatgaaactaatttaaaaaatagaataataacTAATGTCACATTAAGCGTAAAATTAGAATATACTGTTTTAAATGGTTAGCGAAGTCCAAATTACGGAAATGCGTGATTACAACACCCACATGAAATCTAATTTCAgaaacaaaagaacaaaaatcataattaaacgaaaaaattaaaatacattgtTTTTAAATAGTCATCGATATCCAAAATACGTAAATGCGTAATTACAACTACCACATGAAGCCCAATTTCAGTAATTTTCGATCGAAAAATACATTAAACTCAATTTCAGTAATTTtccattgaaaaatatttataatactATCATGGTCAAGCACACACCAAATCaccaccattaaaaaaaaaaacgtaatctaaaaaatcaccttatgataaaaacaaaaacaatatattcATCAGTGGACCCCATAAACCTTTCTCACTCCTTTTTTTCTTTGCTATATATTTAtcaaatctcacaaaatcataTCTCAGAATATTTAGAGAGAGAATCACCACAGCACAGGTACTACACTATTTTGTGATGGGTTTTGTgttttaattcaaattcaaagggtatatttaactttttctttgtattaaactatttttatgttggtgagaaattgaaacaaaattgTTCATATCATATAGGTGTTTGAAAAACATTGACTTTCCGAGATTACGACGTTGGAGTCATAGTAAGTCAGCTATGTtgttattttattcaattttattcGATCTTATTCAATCATCactattgtttatattttgtcttGTTTAATcgtataataattttatattttgttatagtGATTGATGTTTTCtatgtctttttcttttctacagAGATTTCAAAGAGACAATCTTGCTTCGTGAAGAAGGATCTAAAagtattgttttttataattttcttataCCGTTGAAGTAAAAGGTATCTTTTGTTCACCTTACCTATGTTGTTATCAATTTCGatgtcataaaaaatatataaaaaaaccctttttctttatctttgtttatgttttttctttaattttttcctAAGGGTAAAATGGtctctttattttaatattgtaaattttgttttttgttttagtgtTGACCAATCTAAACTATTCTATTGTTTTGTGTTAGTACTATCTGATTGATTTCTGATGCAATGGATTTTGTTGGTACACTTTTGGGTTCTCTtgcttaaaatatttttcaatgctGACAAATTGGTCAGGTCTTTTTGTTAAAAACggcaaaataaaatttggggCCAATGCATTTTCTTCTAGTAGAATTTTTTCTGAGTTTagtacacaaaaaaaaaaagaatttttctGTGTAAAAAAAACGTTTACGAAATATTCCatatcaataaatatattatcatTTATTCTTATCATTTAATACGTGGTTGATATTTAAGAATAAATTAAGTAACTTTTTTCTTACCATCTATGAAAATTTCTAAAagtttgtttttgaaaatttctataagttaaaaacaaatattataataataatgtataaaaataaaataaaaaagcacaAAGGTGAAATTTCGGATTTTGTTTCCTTTTAAGCTTCGATAAGGCTAATTATCCttttttcaaatcaaatttatattGTTGTAAAGGAGTAAACGAAGTTTAAAATACGTAAATTCGTGATTACAACTCCACATAAAATCTAATTTcagaaataaaagaacaaaaatcGTAATTAAACATATAAAGTAAAATACATTGTTTTAAAATAGTCACAAGATCCAGAATACGTAAATGCGTAATTTCAACTATCACATGAAACTCAATTTCAGAAATTTTCGATTGAAAAATGTTTATAATACTATCATGGTCAAGTACACACCAAATCACCACTGTCTTTGTCAGTGGGTCCCACAAACCTTTCTCACTCTCTTTGCTATATATTCATCAAATCTCACAAATTCATGTCTTAAGAATATTTAGAGAGAAACATCACAAGACAGGTACGGTACTTACATTCTATTGagtgtgaagaaaaataaaataactaaaataatgacAAGATTGATTATTTCATAATGGGTTTTGTGTTTTAATTCAAAgggtcaattttttttcttgtattaaacttttttttatttatgttggtgagaaattgaaaaatatttgttcaTCATATATTGTATAGGTTGAAGATCATTGACTTTCTGATATTACAACGTTGAAGTCGTATTGTAAGTCAGCTATGTTATTATGTaactcaaaaaatttcaatcttaTTCAATCATCactgttattttgtttttctaataAGCAATTTTAAgttgtttatttaatttatattttgttatagtgattgatatattatttgttttctatGTCTTTTTCTCTTCACAGAGATTTCAGAGAGACATTGTTGTTTTGTGAAGAAGGATCTGAAAACTATTGTCTTTTAGAATTTTCTTGAACTGTCGAAGTAAAAGGTATATTTTATTCACCGTATCTATGTTGTTTTCAATTTccatctcataaaaaaaatacccattttctttttctttgttatgTTCATTTAAGGGTAAAATGGtctctttattttaatattgtatATTCTGTTTTATGTTTTAGTGTTGATCAATCTGAACTATTCTATTGTTTTGTGTTAGTACTATCTGATTGATTTCTGATGCAATGGATTTTGTTGGTACACTTTTGGGTTCTCTTccttaaaatatatttcaatggTGACAAATTGGTCAGGTCTTTATGTTAAAAATGGCAAAAGAAAATTTTGGGGCTATGCCATTTTCTTCTTATTTGTCACTGTCCCATGAAAGTGAACTTTGGATCAGAAAAAgggttttttggtttttttgtcCTGTTCCTATCCATATATTTTAacggtttttatttttattctatatctttttataaaaaaaattgaattttttctagtaaaaGATAAGCTCAATTGCAGTTTTAGTCCCCTATTTTGATAGTCGACCAATTTTGCAAAATAGTGATATAGGGACtaaaactgcaattaagcctAGAAGATAAGAACGATgcattaatattaaattaaaatgtttgtctttattataatattaaatattaaattttagtaaaaaaaaaataaaaataaaaatataatattttgtatattttaactCAATATAGTCTTCAATATAGTCTAAAAAGTCAAACTTTAGTAAAAGAATCCAGAAGTGAAAAGTGCCTTGGGAAATTGTGATAGCCTTATAGTGACATATTCTGAATATAACCTGGAGAAAAAAAGAGAGGTACAACAGGGTGCataaacttttgtttttgtttgtttttgctttttggTTGGGAAATTGTTATAGCTTGGTAGTGTTTAAaggtatgtttttttttttttttttttgttcatagtTCTTCATAGAACCATTTGTTAGCCACTGTTTTGCATTGTTGAGTCATCTCTAACTTGTGTATACTTCAATATcactcttttattttaattatttttaatgattatGATTTTTGAGTATGATTTGTAGTTTGTGCATTTTGTTGGTTATGCATGTTATGTTATGTTGATGTGGTTTATGTGAATTTATTTTGCATTGTAGGAAAATGGAAGCAAATGGTGAGATGGGACTAATTGGAGAAAATTTTGATTCTGGTTTGATGGGTAGGATGAGGGATGATGATTTTGAAAGTAGGTCTGGAAGTGAAAATTTTGATGCTTCTGGTGATGAATTTGATGCTGGTGATGATCATCAACAaaacaagaggaagaagaagtatCATAGACACACTCCTCAACAAATTCAAGAGCTCGAAAAGTATGTTTTTACGACAATTATGCAATCTTTTTATTATAATGTGATTGGTTAGCTACGGTTTAATTACTCTGTAGGTCTCTGAAATAACTAAAAAGTATGCAATTAGATCCGTTAATTTGTTGGTGTCGTATGTCTTTACATGATTGATTATCTACTTAATTACTCTGTAGGTCTCTGAAATAACTATATCGGGTTTTTTAATTAGgtcatgaatttaaaaagtttgCAATTGGATCGATCCGTGAATTTGTCGGTAGTGGTTTGTCATTATATTGTTAGATCCGTGAATTTGTCGGCAGTGGCTTGTAATTATATTGTTGGATCCGTGAATTTGTCGGTAGTGGTTTGTAATCATCAATGGTTTAATTACTCTGTAGGTCGCTGAAATAACGTTTTTAGTTGGATCCCTAGACTTCATGTATTAATTTGTAAATTATCTATGAGTGGTTTTTATACGAGTTTTTTGCTTATGACCGAATTATTAGGTAGGGACGATTTTAATACTGATTTTTGTTCTTGATTGTTTTCAGTTTCTTCAAGGAGTGTCCTCATCCTGATGAGAAGCAGCGCGCTGATCTTAGCAAGAAGCTTGGCTTGGAGAACAAGCAAGTCAAATTTTGGTTTCAGAATCGACGAACCCAAATGAAGGTAAAATTTGAATCTTTAGCTTGTTGATGCAATTGGTATTAGTGATGGTTGTATGACTTAGACATTGGGAGATTTCAAACTTTTTTCGATTTATATTAATTGCTCTAGCATATACGTTACACGGTTTAAATAAATTTGACTTTAATCATATGTGCATTGAAAACGTGTTTTAAAAGTCGTACAAAGGATGATTTGTGATTGGTTGACATGTATAAAGTCTTACACTGACGTTGCATCGAAATTAGTCTCTgtgttatatttatatatttggttCCCGTACTAGAATTTATACTTAAGTATTGCTTTTATAACTTACAATTTATGGATCCAtcatattttcaaaacaaaaaaaaaaaattaaggatccATCATTGATTGATATACTGTACTAAATGAATTGATTTTCTTGAATCAGACGCAATTGGAACGTCATGAGAACATGATTCTTAGGCAGGAAAATGAGAAGCTCCGAGCTGAGAACAGTGTGATGAAGGAAGCTATGGCAAATCCAATATGCAGCAACTGTGGCGGCCCGGCAATTCCTGGACAAATTTCAATGGAGGAACATCAGATTAGAATTGAGAATGCTCGACTGAAGGAGGAATTGGCTCGAGTGTGTACCTTGTCCAACAAGTTCCTAGGCCGTCCAGTCTCTGCATTGACTGGAATGTCTATGCAGAATCCGAATGCAGGTTTTGAATTTGGTATGGGAAGGAATGGAATTGTTGGTCCGAGCAATTTCAACATGTCGCTGCCAATGGGATTTGACATGGGAGATGGAGTTATGGGAGCTCCACCGTCAAATTCTGTAATGCGATCACCAATGGGAATGATCGGAAATGATGCCCAGCAGGAGAGAGCTGTGCTTATTGAAATCGCATTAGCTGCTATGGATGAGCTAATCAAAATGACCGAACCTGACACCCACCTCTGGATTAAGAGTCCAGACAACGGGAAGGAAATGCTGAACCATGACGAGTATGCAAGGATTGGTTCTCCTTTTAACAGTCCAAAACCAAATGGTTTTGTAACTGAAGCTACAAGAGAAACTGGGCTGTTATACACCAACAGTGCCGCTCTCGCGGAAATATTCATGGATGCGGTATGTCACACAACTTTCGCAATAAACATGATTTGTTTTAAGTTACTTTTAAAGTGAAGTGATTTATGATTCTTGACTATGATGCACATTTAGTTTCGACTCTCGAGTACAcaagaaatttagttaaataaGTTGTATTTATTGTTTGTGTCAAATATATAGGATCGGTGGTCGGAGATGTTTCCATGTATGATTGCTCATGCTGCAACCTTGGATGTATTAACTAATGGAATGGGTGGAACCAGAAATGGATCTATGCAAGTGGTATGTTTCTATTCGTTGTATTAATTTGCTTGTCTTTTCGATATTTGGATGGAACTAATTAGGAATTCGATTATGCTTTACAGATGCATGCAGAGATTCAATTGCCTTCTCCATTTGTCCCGGTTCGGCAATATAGATTCCTCAGGTTTTGCAAGCAGCATGCTGAAGGTGTTTGGGCTGTAGTTGATGCTTCCATCGACTTTGGTCGGAATGGTCCCAACGGTAACCCTTACATGAGCAGTAAGAAGCTTCCATCTGGCTGTATTTTGCAGGACATGTCCAATGGTTTTTGCAAGGTAACTAACTGCTTATCTAAATCAAATTTTAAACATTGATTTTCCTATgattttaaatatgttttttataaCCTTCACAATACTACCAAGCATTGATAGTGCTGTAGTTTGTCATTAGAATCGTGTTTCGTTTACGATAATTTGtctaaaagaaaataaactttTTACATAAGAGTACAATCCGGTAAATTTAAATCACTAGTCTTTATTATTGACTTTTTCACACGTGCACGCGCGGAAACATGTATCTTGTGCTTTCATTCTGTATCAGATCTTTTTTAGTTAACCGCCTTTTTAAATAAGTAACCTATCAGATgatattattaattttcttaaatttcttCAATCAGCAATAAATCATATGAGATATGCACAACAACCAACAAACGAATTTTGAaacttttcaaaattaaatggtTTAAGCATTTTACATTTGACATAATATCTGTTTAATTAATGCACATTATACTTGCTAGTTGTTTTAGTATTATCCAAAGTTCTATTTTAATCTGCTAACTTCTAAGTTTACTAAATGTTGCAGATTACTTATGTGGATCATTCTCAATATGATGAGAGTGCTGTCCACCAAATCTTTCGTCCAATGGTTAACTCCGGTATCGCATTTGGTGCTCATAGATGGGTTGCAACTCTCCAGAGGCACTGTGAATCCCTTGCTATCCTCATGTCACCCGTATCATCTGATGAATCTGCAGGTATGCATGCAACTTTGTTATTTCACTTAAAACCTATGAAGTACAGACATCACACTGACACTTCGACACtattaataatttgataaaattgaatgtAATGTATCTGTGTCATGTCAGTGTAGGACATTGACACATGTCAGACACCAAACACACCTTCAATCTAAAGTGTCCGTGCTAAATAATTGAACACTTTTTACACTCATAAAcattgtaaaattgaaattGGTTCCCGTTTTGATGAGCATGTATGTTTCTTTTCCAGTCATGAGCCCACAGGGCAAGAGAAGCATGTCAAAGCTCGCGCAGCGGATGACTGATTACTTCTGGTCTGGAGTTTGTCCTTCGTCAGCTTGCAAGTGGGACATGCTTCACATTAATAACATGGGCACCAGTGACGTGAGAATCATGTCCCGAAAAATTTCGGATCCCTCTGGTGAAAATCATAGCATTGTGCTAAGTGCTGCAACTTCTGTTTGGATGCCATTGTCGCGGCAAAGGGTATTTGATTTCCTCCGTGATGCACGATTGAGAGGCGAGTGGGATGTTTTGTCCGGTGGTGGATCAATGCAGGAGATGGTCCATATTGCTACGGGACAAGCAATTGGAAATTCCGTTTCTATCCTCGGTGCTAATACTGTAAGTGCTCTTTTTTCCATTATGTTCATGATTTTGAAATGTCTAGTGTTTATTTAGGTTACTATTTGCACCTCTCAAACCGCACACCCTTCGATAAATAACATGTTTGGTAACTTATAATTTGATCATTCGTTGCGAATCTCAAACATCAGTATTGTCCAAAATGTCTAGACACATAGGAGTTTCATGCCTAGACTTTTATGTGCACTTATTTTCTCAATATTTCACCCGATGAACGGCTTATATGTTATTTTCCAacaatttgattatttttttcttctttttttaggcTGCGAATGGAAACGAGGGCAATAGGCTATATCTGCAAGATTCATGGACTGATAGTTCTGGCTCAATGATTGTGTATTCTCCTATCAACATGGATTCCTTGAGCTTGGTGATGAGCGGTGGCGATTCTTCATCTGTTGCTCTGTCGCCTTCGGGCTTTTCAATTCTTCCGGATGGCCATTCAAGTAACAACAACATCGTTGGAACTTCAAGTGACGGAAGTAGCAGCAGTGGAAGCGACAATGACAATGGCGGATGCTTGCTCACAGCTGGATTACAAATGGTGCTGACCAATGTTCAATCAAGTAAGCTAACAAACGATTCCGTTGATACCATTAATGATCTCATCGCATGCACCGTTCAGAAGATCAAAGACGCTCTCGGAGTTGCATGAGGATGAAGAATTTGATTTAgaaataaaacttttttattacaTTCATGGAATATTTGAaccttttttaaattttaattttctttagaAATTTGACATATCAAAAGTTGATATATTTTGGATGTATTGTAATTTTAGATTATAGTTGGAAAAGGCTGAAACATAATTTAAGGGTCTCTCTTGTGATGAAAAACTCGTGAGTCAAGAATGAACCATGAAAAAGCAATTAATTGGTTTTGCTTTGTGTTTGGTTGGTTCGTTTATTGACTTGTTTGTTACTTGAGAGATTTGTCTCAGCCTTTTTGATTAAATTTGTCCAAAAGATTATTATGTTGGTCATGCTTACTTTGCTTATAGCTAAAGTGAATATTGCATGGATTTGCTAATGGTCGTTATCTTCTTGAATGCAtgattttatttcatcttttgtGTTTGGTTACAAAATTTATGTGGTtaaatgattttgttgaagaaagtTGTAGTTTGTGATTATATTGATGGAAAGTATTGTGAAATCACGTAACATTGTGATTATGAGATAGTATCGATTGTACCTCCAAGCAAAGAAACATCCCTCCACCAAGATGAAGTCCCCTCTAAAACCCATCGGTCTACCTCCAAGACCTCCATCGGCTTTAGGTTTACAAACATTCTTCCGGCTAACCCATGCAATCTTACTATCCTTTTTAGTATCACCCCACAAGAATCGTCTTTCCAATTTAACGATACCTTCCCAAATCTTCACAGGAATCTTCATGAAAGATATGTAAAAAATGAGTATAGAGTTAAGGACGAGTTTAAAAGAATCACTCTACCTCCCAAGCTAACATACCTATTATgcgtatttttttatttttttttttaaaaaatgatttttaaaatatcaagttATTGTTTGATTGAATAGTTCTCATTATAATTTACTAGAAGCCAGACACGCCTGTCTGTATGatctat
It contains:
- the LOC123904813 gene encoding homeobox-leucine zipper protein ROC6-like, translating into MEANGEMGLIGENFDSGLMGRMRDDDFESRSGSENFDASGDEFDAGDDHQQNKRKKKYHRHTPQQIQELENFFKECPHPDEKQRADLSKKLGLENKQVKFWFQNRRTQMKTQLERHENMILRQENEKLRAENSVMKEAMANPICSNCGGPAIPGQISMEEHQIRIENARLKEELARVCTLSNKFLGRPVSALTGMSMQNPNAGFEFGMGRNGIVGPSNFNMSLPMGFDMGDGVMGAPPSNSVMRSPMGMIGNDAQQERAVLIEIALAAMDELIKMTEPDTHLWIKSPDNGKEMLNHDEYARIGSPFNSPKPNGFVTEATRETGLLYTNSAALAEIFMDADRWSEMFPCMIAHAATLDVLTNGMGGTRNGSMQVMHAEIQLPSPFVPVRQYRFLRFCKQHAEGVWAVVDASIDFGRNGPNGNPYMSSKKLPSGCILQDMSNGFCKITYVDHSQYDESAVHQIFRPMVNSGIAFGAHRWVATLQRHCESLAILMSPVSSDESAVMSPQGKRSMSKLAQRMTDYFWSGVCPSSACKWDMLHINNMGTSDVRIMSRKISDPSGENHSIVLSAATSVWMPLSRQRVFDFLRDARLRGEWDVLSGGGSMQEMVHIATGQAIGNSVSILGANTVSALFSIMLYLQDSWTDSSGSMIVYSPINMDSLSLVMSGGDSSSVALSPSGFSILPDGHSSNNNIVGTSSDGSSSSGSDNDNGGCLLTAGLQMVLTNVQSSKLTNDSVDTINDLIACTVQKIKDALGVA